Proteins encoded within one genomic window of Humulus lupulus chromosome 1, drHumLupu1.1, whole genome shotgun sequence:
- the LOC133806665 gene encoding probable purine permease 11, producing the protein MPDNQEPVLSREKPSPPQLQFAQLKRWQWWFLVALNIIFLLVGQAAAVLLGRFYYDQGGNSKWMATFVQTAAFPLLFIPFVLLSSSSSQYPSATFTAPSIKVLASIYFFLGVLIAGDNMLYSIGLLYLSASTYSLICATQLASNAVFSYFFNSQKFTALILNSVVVLSLSAALIAVNDDSGGPAGVSRSKYIIGFICTLSASAIYSLLLSLMQLSFQKVLKRETFSVVLEMQIYTSLVATGAALIGLFASGEWKTLRGEMQGFGKGGFAYVMTLVWTAVAWQVCSVGVVGLIFVVSSLFSNVISTLSLAVTPIASVIIFHDKMNGVMVVAMLMAIWGFASYIYQNYLDESKARRTRSSVSECQNDFVC; encoded by the exons ATGCCAG ATAATCAAGAGCCAGTCTTATCGAGAGAGAAACCTTCACCGCCACAATTACAATTTGCTCAACTTAAGCGATGGCAATGGTGGTTTTTGGTGGCACTCAACATAATATTCCTTCTGGTTGGTCAGGCAGCTGCTGTTTTACTTGGACGATTTTACTATGACCAGGGTGGTAATAGTAAATGGATGGCTACTTTTGTCCAAACGGCAGCCTTCCCACTCCTCTTTATCCCATttgttctcctttcttcttcttcatcccaATATCCTTCAGCCACTTTTACTGCACCTTCCATTAAAGTACTTGCCTCAATTTACTTCTTTCTTGGAGTGCTTATAGCAGGTGACAATATGTTGTATTCCATTGGACTCTTGTATCTCTCAGCCTCTACTTACTCCCTTATTTGTGCAACCCAATTAGCTTCCAACGCGGTGTTCTCATACTTCTTCAATTCTCAGAAGTTCACTGCCTTGATTCTTAACTCCGTGGTGGTCCTATCACTATCTGCAGCTCTCATTGCTGTCAATGATGACTCTGGTGGACCGGCAGGAGTTTCAAGGTCAAAGTACATAATCGGTTTCATCTGCACACTTTCAGCTTCTGCAATATACTCTCTTTTACTTTCTCTTATGCAACTTTCATTCCAAAAGGTTCTGAAAAGGGAAACCTTCTCTGTGGTACTGGAAATGCAAATCTATACTTCATTGGTGGCCACTGGTGCTGCGCTCATTGGTCTTTTTGCGAGTGGAGAGTGGAAGACTTTGCGTGGAGAAATGCAGGGTTTTGGTAAAGGAGGATTTGCTTATGTGATGACTTTGGTCTGGACAGCTGTGGCTTGGCAAGTTTGCTCAGTTGGTGTTGTGGGACTGATATTTGTGGTATCTTCTCTCTTCTCTAATGTAATTAGCACTCTCTCTTTGGCTGTCACCCCAATTGCTTCTGTTATAATTTTTCATGACAAGATGAATGGTGTTATGGTAGTTGCTATGCTCATGGCAATTTGGGGTTTCGCCTCTTACATTTATCAGAACTATCTCGATGAATCTAAGGCAAGAAGAACACGAAGCAGTGTTTCTGAATGCCAAAATGATTTTGTATGTTGA